TCGGAGCCGCCGTTCGCCTCAAAAGTGATGGTATGCTCGTTGCTCTTTTCAAACGTTGCAGTTATGGTGACGTTTTCCTCCGGCTGGGCGAAGGTATAGGTATCATCCTCAACTGCAAAGCTGGCGGGAGTACCGTTGATGGACAGCGTACTGAGCATATAGCCCTCATTGGGTGCAATGGAGAGCATGACAAGGTCGTCCTTGCAGAACAGGGGCGTGCCGTCCTCGGCGGTTTCTGTGGCATTCACCACCGTGACTGTGCCGTTTTCACTGCTTGCAGCCGTTACCCTGTACTGCGGTGCACCAGCCACCGTTACCTCTACCGTAACCGTCTGCAAGGCTTCCTGCTCCGGTGGGACGACAATGTCCATGCCCGACAGGTCAAGCGTTCCGTTCACGGTAAAGTGCTGCTCCTGTTTGGCCGCTGGAACATAGTCCGCCGCCTCGTCCCATTTGACCGGAACCGAAACGCTCTGATTCCCACTGGCCGCCGTCCGGACGGTGACCGTGGCAGGCAGCGATTCAGACAGCACCGCGCCATGCGGGAGCTTCTGCTCGTCGAGCGTATCGACATGGGCCAGCGTGTTCCAGCGGACCTTGTTTTTCAGATAGAAAATCGTATTTCCACAGGAGTCTCTGATATAAATATTGTGGTAGACATTGTCGTCCATGTCCGCCGGGATCGTATAAATGCCGTTTTCATCCGGCTTCAGAACCGTTTGGCCGTCCTGCACCGTAACCGGCGTCTCGTCATGCACCTTGAACTGCAAATTGCCCCAGTAGGTCGTGCCTTCCACCGCGGCTGTGCTCGAATTGGCTTTGCCTTTCAGCTCCTTGCCGGAGGGATGCACTGTGGCCGCCGGATCTGAGCAGTCCAGTATGAGCTTCGGGGAGGAGACGTATTTCGTCCCCACCTCATTTGTAGCCTTGGCGTAGACATACCACTCGCCATGGTAGTCCTCAAAGGAGGGACCTATGAGGGTAAGACTCCAAGATTCCGAATTGTATTTATACCATTTAATGCTGCCTTTGTCATCCAGCTCCTTCAGCTCATTTAGTGTATAGCGCGTGGCCGTTTCAAAATAGTAGCTGGTTTCGTCAGATGAAATCCCAAGACTCACAGCATAGCCCTCTCCGTACTTGTCTACCGGATCGACATAGCAGAATTCATCCGGCGCATCCGCACGATAGTCCCAAAAGCTTTTGTTTCCTACACGAACCGTCAGCGTAGGCAGTTCCGTTTTCGGGATCACCAGCAAAAACTTCCGGTTCGAGTTGATGATGCCGAAGTTATAGTCATTATTCTCCCCGCGGCTTATTTTGATGTCCTCGTTATCCCAGTCGACAAAATAGGCTTCCTTCGGCAGATGATCGAACGGCAGTTCCAGTTCAGACCCGTGCGGCACGCCAAGGTGGAGGATCGTGCTGCTCGGGTCGTTTCTGTCACTCAGGATCAGGACCCGGTGCCTTCTGTACAGAGTTATCTTTGTTGTGGTGCTGTTGCCCGCATTGTCCGTAACGACGACCTCATACACAAGTCCTTCGTCATTGTTGCCGCCTTCCGGCGCGGTCAGCTGATAAGCCTGTCCGGTCTGCACGGTCTGCTCCTCACCGTTGATCGTCACAGACTTGATGCCAGAGGACACCTCCTTGTCTCTCACCGGGTCGCTGACTGTGAAGCTGATCGTACCGGGCTGCCCGTCGTCGGTGTCGTCGGCGGTATACTCCATTCCATTCGCAATTCCCTCGGTCACCGGAGGCGTGGTGTCCTTCGCCAACACAACCCCGCATACGGTGCACTTCTTTTCCTGGTTTTCCCACTCTCCGGGAATATGCTCACCGTCCGGTACAGGTCCACGCTCTAGCGGATTCCGGGCCGGGCAGCGTGTGCATCCCCAGACATGACAGCCATTCCGGTTTTTCCAGCCGTAGGTATGGTTTCCCTCGCAGGAGGTCTCCATCATTTTCACATCAAGATCAGTTATCGCCCATCCGTAGTTCTGCGTGTATGGCAGAGTCAGCAGCGACAGGTCAATCATTCCGTCGCTGTCCGGAATCAGGAAATCAGTGAGATGCATGAAGTAGCTCGGTTTCCCATCCGTTCTGAGCGCGTGACCGTTAGCCGTCAGCATGACGATCTTTCCATTCTTTGAGCCGACCTTTATCCGGTCGTTCGTCGCGATTGACGGATCCGCCACGAGCTGCTCCGGTTTGTAAACAATGTCGCCGTAGCCGACAGCCGCTGCGTCCGAGCCGTTGCTGCGGTAATTGGTCGACAGATTCAGAGTGGCGTCGGTAAGGGTTATGTCCATTCCGCGGCACCAGCGACCGCCGCCTATCGCCGCTCCGTAGTGTCCTGTCGCCGTCACAACGCCGCCCGTCACCGTGATATTACGGGCGGGGACATACTGCCCACCGCCGATACCCGCGCCGTTGTAGCCGCCTTTGGTCGTGACCGTGCCGCCGGAAATGTAAATGTCGTGGGCGGCGTTGATGCCATTCATATCCTGCTCTGTTTTCCAGCAGCCGCCGCCGATACCAGCGCCTCCCTCACCGCCTTGAGCGCTGACTGTGCCACCATAAATATAGATCTCACTGCCGCGCCCCTCATAACTGCCGCCAATACCGGAAGCAAATCTGCCGCCGGTGGCTTGTATCGTACCGGAGTAGAAATACAGCTTCTCACCGGCACCTCCCCGACCGGCACCGATACCAGCACCGTTTCTGCCGCCGATGGCCGCTATGGTGCCGCCCCAGTAGTCAGGATTGCTCCGAGAGCCAAAGTGCATATTCACGCCGTGACCGTACATATCCAGGTTGAACAGACTTTCTGCGATATTCCGGGTCGCATAGCTGCCGCCGATGCCCGCCGCTTTGTTGCCGCCCTTGCAGGTCACCGTGGTGCCTGTGCGCGCCAGAACATAAAGCTGACCCTCGCTGCGGTTTTTCTGTATTGCCGCGCGGCCGTCGGCGCCTTGCAGGGAGCTGTTCTTGCCGATGAAATACAGATAAGCTGAAGCCTTCTTATTTAATTCAATAGCCGGCCCCTTGGAACTGGGACTCCTCTCGATATTTACGCCGTCAATAAATATGTGGGGCGCAGCTTTGTCTCCCTTGATGAAGATCTTCCAATTCCATGTCCATGTGTCCCTCTCCTTGTCGGGAACGGACGAGTAGATGTAGTAGCTCCGACTGTCCTTAATGGTGATGTCCGATGTCCGGTTGTACACGTCAATGCTCACGTCGTACTTCGGGACGGTGTCCATCGGCCCGTCCGCCGCCGATACGGTCGTCGGCAAAAGGCCAAGCACCATGCAGCACAGCAGCAGGACGCTGAGTATTCGTTTCTTCATTGGCTTTTCTCCTCCTTTTCGTGTCGGGCGGGCTTGTCCGTCCCGTGTTTTTTCTGGTTTTCTCTGGTTCTGAGCCGGAAGCACAGTGCAGTGATAGCTGACGCTGCGGCAAAGGAAATAACGGCTACCAGCACATAGCCGCCTGCGTCCTCCCGCAGCAGCATTGTGCCGAACACGCCCTGTGCGGCGGTCTGTCCCCGCACTATAAGTGCGTCCGCTACCTTGGCAAGTGCCGTGAATAACATCAGGCACAAAGCAGATAGGCTTATTGCCTCGCACCGCTGCCTCCGGCGGGTGTTTTCCCGCACCCGCTGCTTGACGAGTGCGACCCGTCTTGCGGTATCATACATATTGTTTGAACCCCCTTTCCGGTTTGTCTGAAACTGTAATAAAAACCCTTTCACTTATATAGGTACAAAAAATCGAAAAAACTCTCACCAAAAACGAAAAATTTTTTAAAAAAATTTGAGAGCCGCCAAAAAGCAGCTCTCAAGTAGAGGATGTTCAGTTATTTTCTCTGCGATAATCGGAAAGCAGACAATCTTACCGCCGCCACCAGCAGCACCGGCATGGCGTAGGCGATGTACTGCGCCGCGCCGCCGTGGGCGATGAGCAAATTGTAGATGGCGTGGAGGGTGATGGCCGCGCCCAGCAGCCCGCAGGTGCCCGCGATCTTCAGCCATGTCCGCCGCCATGTGTATGCAAGCCCGCCGCCCACGATCAGGCCGCAGAGGACGTGCATGGCTCCCGTGCCGAAGCCCCGGAAGAAGATGAAGGAGAAGCGGTCCGCGCCGTTCTGGATGAGATAGCACACGTTTTCAAAGGTGGCGAAGCTCAGGGCGAGCGTGATGGCGGCGGGCTTAATTCTCTCGCTCTCCGGCTCAAACACCAGAAGATAGAACACCAGCGGCAGCAGCTTCATCATTTCCTCCACCACCGGCGCAATCTCCGCCGTGGCGGCAAGGGCGTCCGCCTGACACACCGCCGCGAGGAAGGTGTTGATATAGGCCGAAAGCAGGCACACCCCCATCCCGGCAATGCAGAACAGGAAGAAGCGGAGCTGCCGCCTGCCCATGCACAAAGCGGCCACCAGCAGGGGAGATACCATGCAGAGGAAGATGTTTTCGATGTAGGTCATGCGTCCACCGCCTTTCTCGTGGCGGGCAGCAGGCCGAGAATGGCGAGCGTCAGCAGCATATCGCACCAGAAGGTGGGGCTTGCCAGAGAGGTATCCGGCCAAAAGCAGCCCACCGTCCAAAGCAGATACTCCGCAAACGCAAAGCACAGCACGCCGATGTGGTAGTACCGCATATTCCGCGCCGTGCCTGTCTGCCCATTGGCGTAGACCAGTCCACGGATGGCGCAGAAGGAGAGCCAAATCATCATGCCGCACCAGATCAGGTTGGAGAGAATATCCCCGAAGGTGCAGTAGAACGCCAGCAGCGGTGCGCCGATCAGCGGCGCAAGCCATGCAGAGCGGCTACGGAAGCTGCGCTCGTCCTGAGTGGCGAGAGTTTCTTGCAAAATGTGCAGGAAGATGAGGCTCGCCACCCAGCCGAACTCCGATACATAAAAAATGTGCGGCGTGGTATTGAACAGCAGCAGATACAGCGTCCAGTAGAATGCGCCGAGGGCAAAGCAACCGTAGAAACACAGCAGAAGAAAATCCGCCTGCCTGCGGCTTTTCCAGTAGAAGATACCCGAAAGCAGCGCACCGACGAATGTGACCAGCAGTTGCAGCAGGTTTTCAATCAGCTCCATGCACATCCTCGCTTTCCTCATCCTGTCTGTCCTCTCGGTTCATCTGCCGCAGCAGGAAGCACAGAACGGTCACGCACACGCCGAGTAAAAACGCCAGAAGCCCGATGACGATGTATCCCAAAGCCGCACCGTCGTGAAAGATGCTTGCCGCCGTTTCAAAGCCCACATAATCCCCAGTCCGGATGCTTGCAGCAATGCCGGGCATGGCGAGGGACGCACCGATGAGCAGCACAAGGCACGCCGCCACGGCAGAAACCATGGTAATTGTATTACGACGCAGCCGTTTCTCCCGCTCAATTTTGGCGATGCGCCGCTTTGTCTCCGCAACACGCTCTTCATAGCTCCGCATTAGTGATTCCCTCCAGTTCTAATAGCCTTCGCAGGCTCTTTTTTCCGCGATACACCATGTTGGTGATCTGCTTTACCGTTTTTCCCGTGACCTCCGCTGCCTGTGCGTAACTCATATCCTCAAAATAGGTGAGATACAGCACCTCCCGATAGTCCGGGTTCATTTCGTCCATGCAGAAGTGCAGAACGCGGTTTCGCTCCTCCGTCCGAATGACCTCCTCCGCCAGCAGCCGTCCGTCCGGCTCGCCGGTCAGCGTATCGAGGCTGAACAGGGGCTTCCGTTTGCTCTTATGGCGCAGCGCCATGTGCCGCGCCGCCTTATAGAGATACGCCTTGAAGCCGCCGTCCCGTATCTTCGGCTTTTTGGTGAACAGATAGGCGAAAACGTCCAGCATCAGCTCCTCCGCCTCGTGAACGTCATGCAGATAGCCGTCGATATACAGGGTCAGGGGGTCGCCGTATTTTTTCATCAGGGCATTGAGCCCTTCGTCGTCGCCGTTCAGATATTGGCGGTACAAGCTCTCGTCGCAGGCCATAGCGTTCACCTCCTTTTTGCGGATGCTTCCCATGCAGAGGGGTATCCGTCAGGTGCTTGTCCTGCCGGAATCGCGGTGCTGTCCTTGAAAGCGCGGGTCGGACGGTTTCTCCGCATTTTCCGGGATCGCCCATGAACGTCCGAACCGGGACGCGCCGGGAATCCGCCCTTCGGCGCAGTATTGGTTGACCCGCCGCTCTGACACGCCCCAACGGTAAGACGCCTCCCGAATGGAGATATAGCCCTTGATCCCGTTCATACCGCACCTCCGCATGGATAATACTCAATACGATACATTATATACGAATATCCGAATAAAAGCAAGCCCACACGGACGTTGGGACGCAGAATCTCTCCCACGTCCTCATATCTATCTGGCTTTATCTTCTCTTACCTTTGATACTTCCTTATGTGACGCTTCCTGCTTCACCTCATCCGCACCTCTAGCCTCAAATGCATCTGCATTATACTGATACTCCTGTGGTTCAGCGACCATCGGCGAATTTACAATCTCTGCTTCTACTCGCTCAGCTTCTGCCCTCTCCGGCTCTGTCTGTTTCAGATTCATCGTATTCTCTATATGCTTTTCCTTATCAAGCTGCACATTCATCGCCAGATTATCCAGCTTATCAATCGAAGCGTCCAGATGAAGCTTCATTGATACAAGCATCTTTTTCACTGCTTTCATAGGTGCAAGCACCGCCTTTGTAATGGGATGTTTCTGCTCTTTCTGAGAATAATCCACCTCCGGCTTGTCAGCAAAAGTACGGAATGCATTGGCTGCTGTCTGCCCGGCTTCACGAAAACCTTTTGCAAGAAGTGCTGTCTTTGCTATATCCTTATCTGTAGTCTTGATTGCTCCTATTACATTTTCCCGGATATCAAGAATTCTTTTCTTAATTCCTAAGAACTCCGACACCCTATGCCTTAACCCTCCCTGTGATTGTTTTTTACAACGTCCATAAAAAGCTGTTCCAAATTTTCGTTTGCATTAAGTTTCCCCTCATAGCCTAAGACGCCGCCCGCAATAATACCGATGTGGTCAGCGGTCTGTTGTACCTCGGAGAGAATATGACTTGATAAAATAACGGTAATAAAAGTAATAATATAAATAATCGGTAATAATATTTTCATATAATCACACTCCTTTTTCTTTATTCCATTTTCCAAGTACTACAACTTTCGAGTTGTTAAAGTTCACAAGTCGAAAATTCTGCATTACTCATCATCCTTAATCATATATAACAAATTATTATATTCTGACTGCACAAGTAATTGCTTAAAACCAGAAAGCACTTCTTCTTTTGTATAATTGTTGTTAATCAAAAACTCACTATCTTTCTCACTAAGGTATTGATAGAAAAGAGCTGCCGCCATCACATCATCATTATTTGTATAATCAATGTTATCTAAAAGTATATTCTCCGCTTCGTTAATTTGCCCTGAATCAATCATATCAAGAAAACTTTTCAAATTTTTCCCTGACACTTCATATTTGTTTTCTTTTTCAAACTCAACAGAAACATACTTTTTCCCACATATTAAAGAAAATAATATTTTCACCATTTCTTTTATCATTCGCATAATGTAATCTTTCTCATCTGAAAAATACATTTTCCACCTCCATAAATTCCAGTTGAACTAAATCGCTGCGCGATGGCCTGCGAAGGCTGTGGCGCAGCGATTTAGTTCAATTGGAATTTGACTTTGTAACTATGACTTTTCCTTCAGAATCCAGAAGAGGTGTAATACCAGCCCCGTATCCAGATTTCCAACAAAGATAATTAACACCAGTCTCCTTATCTACAAGAATTTGGCGAACCCCATCATCCTTAAGCGAACTTCCATCTCTAAATATAACTTCAAATCTTTCTTCTTTCTTTGCCATGTTTATTTCTCCTCGTTAAGTGTTAATTTTCGATTTGAACGAGTCCAGCAAGGGGCTAATGCCCCTTATGCTTTTCTCTTTTCTTTTGCTGTTTCATTTCAAACATTCGCAGTTCTTCCGCTTCTTTTTTCTCTCTGCTTCTGATCTTACATTCCTGTTTATTCTGTTCCTGTTGTAATTTCAATGCTTGCTGCGATTTTGTTCCAATACCAGTTTCCTGCATTTGCCTTCTCGCTTCACGCTGCATCCTTTTTGGATTTCTCTTTATATCCTTTACAACAGCATCAACAGCCGGACTGAATTTCAAACTGGCATAATGTTTTTGGATATATTCCTGCACCTCATAATCTTTTGGTTCTGCACCAAAGGTTACTTTTGCTACAGA
This window of the Mediterraneibacter butyricigenes genome carries:
- a CDS encoding DUF6483 family protein, which gives rise to MYFSDEKDYIMRMIKEMVKILFSLICGKKYVSVEFEKENKYEVSGKNLKSFLDMIDSGQINEAENILLDNIDYTNNDDVMAAALFYQYLSEKDSEFLINNNYTKEEVLSGFKQLLVQSEYNNLLYMIKDDE
- a CDS encoding glycosyltransferase is translated as MYDTARRVALVKQRVRENTRRRQRCEAISLSALCLMLFTALAKVADALIVRGQTAAQGVFGTMLLREDAGGYVLVAVISFAAASAITALCFRLRTRENQKKHGTDKPARHEKEEKSQ
- a CDS encoding RNA polymerase sigma factor, translating into MACDESLYRQYLNGDDEGLNALMKKYGDPLTLYIDGYLHDVHEAEELMLDVFAYLFTKKPKIRDGGFKAYLYKAARHMALRHKSKRKPLFSLDTLTGEPDGRLLAEEVIRTEERNRVLHFCMDEMNPDYREVLYLTYFEDMSYAQAAEVTGKTVKQITNMVYRGKKSLRRLLELEGITNAEL
- a CDS encoding PrsW family glutamic-type intramembrane protease; its protein translation is MTYIENIFLCMVSPLLVAALCMGRRQLRFFLFCIAGMGVCLLSAYINTFLAAVCQADALAATAEIAPVVEEMMKLLPLVFYLLVFEPESERIKPAAITLALSFATFENVCYLIQNGADRFSFIFFRGFGTGAMHVLCGLIVGGGLAYTWRRTWLKIAGTCGLLGAAITLHAIYNLLIAHGGAAQYIAYAMPVLLVAAVRLSAFRLSQRK
- a CDS encoding YjdF family protein, whose product is MDKVNGKLTVYFEEPFWIGVFERIEDGKLSVAKVTFGAEPKDYEVQEYIQKHYASLKFSPAVDAVVKDIKRNPKRMQREARRQMQETGIGTKSQQALKLQQEQNKQECKIRSREKKEAEELRMFEMKQQKKREKHKGH
- a CDS encoding DUF6440 family protein → MAKKEERFEVIFRDGSSLKDDGVRQILVDKETGVNYLCWKSGYGAGITPLLDSEGKVIVTKSNSN
- a CDS encoding helix-turn-helix domain-containing protein; this encodes MNGIKGYISIREASYRWGVSERRVNQYCAEGRIPGASRFGRSWAIPENAEKPSDPRFQGQHRDSGRTST
- a CDS encoding DUF4179 domain-containing protein, which produces MRSYEERVAETKRRIAKIEREKRLRRNTITMVSAVAACLVLLIGASLAMPGIAASIRTGDYVGFETAASIFHDGAALGYIVIGLLAFLLGVCVTVLCFLLRQMNREDRQDEESEDVHGAD
- a CDS encoding InlB B-repeat-containing protein — its product is MKKRILSVLLLCCMVLGLLPTTVSAADGPMDTVPKYDVSIDVYNRTSDITIKDSRSYYIYSSVPDKERDTWTWNWKIFIKGDKAAPHIFIDGVNIERSPSSKGPAIELNKKASAYLYFIGKNSSLQGADGRAAIQKNRSEGQLYVLARTGTTVTCKGGNKAAGIGGSYATRNIAESLFNLDMYGHGVNMHFGSRSNPDYWGGTIAAIGGRNGAGIGAGRGGAGEKLYFYSGTIQATGGRFASGIGGSYEGRGSEIYIYGGTVSAQGGEGGAGIGGGCWKTEQDMNGINAAHDIYISGGTVTTKGGYNGAGIGGGQYVPARNITVTGGVVTATGHYGAAIGGGRWCRGMDITLTDATLNLSTNYRSNGSDAAAVGYGDIVYKPEQLVADPSIATNDRIKVGSKNGKIVMLTANGHALRTDGKPSYFMHLTDFLIPDSDGMIDLSLLTLPYTQNYGWAITDLDVKMMETSCEGNHTYGWKNRNGCHVWGCTRCPARNPLERGPVPDGEHIPGEWENQEKKCTVCGVVLAKDTTPPVTEGIANGMEYTADDTDDGQPGTISFTVSDPVRDKEVSSGIKSVTINGEEQTVQTGQAYQLTAPEGGNNDEGLVYEVVVTDNAGNSTTTKITLYRRHRVLILSDRNDPSSTILHLGVPHGSELELPFDHLPKEAYFVDWDNEDIKISRGENNDYNFGIINSNRKFLLVIPKTELPTLTVRVGNKSFWDYRADAPDEFCYVDPVDKYGEGYAVSLGISSDETSYYFETATRYTLNELKELDDKGSIKWYKYNSESWSLTLIGPSFEDYHGEWYVYAKATNEVGTKYVSSPKLILDCSDPAATVHPSGKELKGKANSSTAAVEGTTYWGNLQFKVHDETPVTVQDGQTVLKPDENGIYTIPADMDDNVYHNIYIRDSCGNTIFYLKNKVRWNTLAHVDTLDEQKLPHGAVLSESLPATVTVRTAASGNQSVSVPVKWDEAADYVPAAKQEQHFTVNGTLDLSGMDIVVPPEQEALQTVTVEVTVAGAPQYRVTAASSENGTVTVVNATETAEDGTPLFCKDDLVMLSIAPNEGYMLSTLSINGTPASFAVEDDTYTFAQPEENVTITATFEKSNEHTITFEANGGSEPEDLPEEVTTAMPAKKVLRGSEYSLPECEFIAPEGKQFKAWEIDGTEYPVNAPVTVTADITVKALWEDAPPAPDEYTVRFNANGGGGTMADVTGVSGSYTLPACGFTEPEGKQFKGWSTGADGSVISGTTYEVNSDTTFYAIWESKEYSVIVTDGKATIGAGSEISKAAQGTTITLTANAAPDGKVFDKWVVESGNTTLEDANSETTTFIMPDSEVSVKATYTIPHTHTYDQEIQKPETLKSAADCTNDAVYFKSCSCGEISTTETFTAAGTQLGHAWASDWSKDTDNHWKECSRCHEKKDEAAHDYGSDNICDTCGYDKTVPHTHNLTLVPAKAPTCTEKGNTAYYTCDGCDKWFEDATGASEITDKTSVILAATGHSASDWKSDNTDHWKECTVVGCGVIIEGSKAAHTAGEWIIDTPATATTSGSKHKECTVCGYTMATETIPATGGGEHTHSYGSEWKNDADNHWHECSCGDKKDTAAHTAGEWIIDTQATATTDGSKHKECTVCGYTMATETIPATGGGEHTHSYGSEWKNDADNHWHECSCGDKKDTAAHTAGEWIIDTPATATTDGSKHKECTVCGYTMATETIPATGGGEHTHSYGSEWKNDADNHWHECSCGDKKDTAAHTAGEWIIDTPATATTSGTKHKKCTVCGYTMTIETIPATGGEHTHSYGSEWKNDATNHWHECSCGDKADKAAHDFKWVVDKEATATQKGSKHEECRVCGYKKAAVEIPATGTPTEPGKPTDSDSPQTGDNSNMILWIALLFVCGGVVIGITVYSKKKKENAE
- a CDS encoding histidine kinase yields the protein MELIENLLQLLVTFVGALLSGIFYWKSRRQADFLLLCFYGCFALGAFYWTLYLLLFNTTPHIFYVSEFGWVASLIFLHILQETLATQDERSFRSRSAWLAPLIGAPLLAFYCTFGDILSNLIWCGMMIWLSFCAIRGLVYANGQTGTARNMRYYHIGVLCFAFAEYLLWTVGCFWPDTSLASPTFWCDMLLTLAILGLLPATRKAVDA